The Candidatus Thermoplasmatota archaeon genome includes a region encoding these proteins:
- a CDS encoding type II secretion system F family protein, giving the protein MESAKKAKLIKVKVTKEHKIGPTKYQLLCYRTLGKYAKKLAKPELEKQLIQAHFKILPEEYTAYALMSSILSALAGVALSLIIVVLASSLKIALLTTVLIPLSIMLPFIIFAGTYTLLMSAPKSKAKSRAKDMNRKLPYAMNFISAMASADVNIDVIFRELAKEKIYGEIAKESAWITRDVDLLGKDIVTALRSANERSPSIMFQDFLQGLITTVTSGGRLKPYFVLKADQYMKQHRMEQKKFQHTLGILAESFVTVVVAAPLFLIVMMSMMALTGGGAGAGKTTTMFLYIIVYFMIPISQFLFIFIIKTMTPEVG; this is encoded by the coding sequence ATGGAAAGCGCTAAGAAAGCCAAGCTTATAAAGGTAAAAGTTACAAAAGAGCATAAAATAGGGCCTACAAAATATCAGCTGCTATGCTACCGTACGCTTGGCAAATATGCTAAGAAGCTTGCTAAGCCTGAACTTGAGAAACAGCTTATTCAAGCCCATTTCAAAATATTACCTGAGGAATACACAGCATATGCGTTAATGAGCTCTATACTTTCTGCACTTGCAGGTGTAGCTCTGAGCTTAATAATAGTTGTACTGGCTTCCAGCCTTAAAATAGCTCTACTAACGACAGTACTTATTCCACTATCCATTATGCTGCCTTTTATTATTTTTGCAGGTACTTATACACTTCTTATGAGCGCTCCTAAATCGAAGGCAAAATCAAGAGCTAAAGATATGAATCGCAAACTACCTTATGCAATGAATTTTATTTCTGCAATGGCTAGCGCCGATGTTAATATCGATGTGATTTTCAGAGAGCTTGCTAAAGAAAAAATCTATGGCGAAATTGCAAAAGAATCTGCATGGATAACTCGTGATGTTGACCTTTTGGGTAAGGATATAGTCACTGCCTTAAGAAGTGCAAACGAGAGATCGCCTTCAATAATGTTCCAGGACTTCTTGCAAGGGTTGATAACCACAGTAACTTCAGGAGGTAGATTGAAACCTTATTTCGTACTCAAAGCAGACCAATATATGAAGCAGCATAGGATGGAGCAGAAAAAATTCCAGCACACTTTAGGAATTTTAGCAGAAAGTTTCGTTACCGTTGTTGTAGCTGCACCTCTCTTTTTAATTGTAATGATGTCTATGATGGCTCTAACTGGTGGAGGTGCAGGGGCAGGTAAAACAACCACAATGTTCCTCTATATAATAGTGTATTTCATGATACCAATTTCGCAATTCCTGTTTATATTTATAATCAAGACAATGACGCCGGAAGTTGGTTAA
- a CDS encoding tryptophan--tRNA ligase, translating to MLRIDPWSSTQYKDYIRLREEFGIQEFNFELTKAPKLFRRKVILGHRGFESVYKAIKKNKKFIVLTGLMPSGKMHLGHKMTIDQVIYYQSLGADVFIAIADIEAYATRGVKFEQAREIAITEYLLNYIALGLKPCQVYFQTKRKEVLELAYQLALKTNLSEMKSIYGFDDSTNMCHIFAPLVQAGDILHVQLHKYCSPHPTIVPVGVDQDPHIRFTRDLVDAHRLFGVIQTKDKKIGLFLKTEEGVQELLKACEEQLYKLGYKELKKIPEYKAIYIQDAKEEELLELNEALLNIELEFKGYGFYSPAATYHRLITGLTGDKMSSSKPESAIFLNDTVEEACAKVKNAKTGGAVSLKEQYMHGGKPEDCTVFELLLYHLIEDDKELEEIYKSCKEGKLGCGKCKEYAMQLTKEFLLELQDKRAQSKNKIKEYLVDN from the coding sequence ATGCTACGCATAGATCCTTGGTCATCAACTCAGTATAAGGATTATATTAGGCTCAGAGAAGAATTTGGTATTCAGGAATTTAATTTCGAGCTCACTAAAGCGCCTAAATTATTTAGAAGGAAAGTTATTTTAGGGCATCGTGGATTTGAAAGTGTCTACAAAGCTATAAAAAAAAATAAGAAATTTATTGTACTTACAGGATTAATGCCTAGCGGTAAAATGCATCTAGGCCATAAAATGACAATTGATCAGGTAATTTACTATCAGAGTTTAGGTGCGGATGTCTTTATTGCAATTGCAGATATAGAGGCTTATGCTACTAGAGGAGTTAAATTTGAGCAGGCACGTGAGATTGCTATTACAGAGTATTTATTAAATTACATTGCGCTAGGGCTCAAACCGTGTCAAGTCTATTTCCAAACTAAGCGCAAAGAGGTTCTCGAGCTTGCTTATCAGCTAGCGCTAAAAACCAATCTTTCTGAGATGAAAAGTATATACGGTTTTGATGATTCAACTAATATGTGCCACATATTTGCCCCGTTAGTGCAAGCTGGCGATATTCTGCATGTACAGCTCCACAAATATTGCTCGCCTCATCCCACAATAGTGCCTGTAGGAGTAGATCAAGACCCTCATATAAGGTTTACACGCGACCTTGTAGATGCTCATAGGCTATTCGGCGTTATTCAGACGAAAGACAAAAAGATAGGCTTGTTCTTGAAGACAGAAGAAGGGGTTCAAGAGCTTTTGAAGGCATGCGAAGAGCAATTATATAAGCTAGGATATAAGGAGCTGAAAAAAATACCAGAGTACAAAGCAATTTATATTCAAGATGCTAAAGAGGAAGAGCTTTTAGAGCTTAATGAGGCTTTGCTCAATATAGAGCTAGAGTTTAAAGGGTATGGCTTCTATTCACCTGCAGCCACATACCATAGATTGATTACAGGACTCACAGGCGATAAAATGTCTTCTTCAAAACCAGAAAGCGCTATATTTTTAAATGATACTGTTGAGGAGGCTTGCGCAAAAGTAAAGAATGCAAAGACTGGCGGAGCAGTCTCGCTTAAAGAGCAGTATATGCATGGAGGCAAACCTGAAGATTGCACGGTATTTGAGCTTTTACTATATCATTTAATAGAAGATGACAAAGAGCTTGAAGAAATTTATAAGAGCTGTAAAGAAGGCAAACTTGGCTGCGGTAAATGTAAAGAATATGCAATGCAACTTACTAAAGAATTTCTTTTAGAGCTACAGGATAAGCGTGCGCAGAGCAAAAATAAGATAAAAGAATATTTAGT
- a CDS encoding type II secretion system F family protein codes for MAKKSKLKISEKHVKFTISGSSISSAIVLIILAILKYQNRIEFGSMLEFIISAILLIAGPYPFYLHIKRKRIDKIEDRLSDFLRDLAESGRFGMTLADSIRKASRGDYGKLTPEIKKMAAHIDWGVPAEEALELFAKRVNTPLVNRAMAIVMKASRAGGDISDVLGVAAANIKDIQLLQQERKVEMGSYVAVIYTAFFVFLAVVIILNAVFLPAMAQHSVAAGAEGAVAAKPELDLEELKMIYLGGAITQGIGDGILIGIIDTGRVASGLRHSFIMVLLGFIVMRMFVLV; via the coding sequence ATGGCGAAAAAGAGCAAGTTAAAAATAAGCGAAAAACACGTGAAATTTACTATATCAGGAAGCTCAATTAGCTCAGCAATTGTGTTAATAATATTAGCAATACTCAAATACCAAAATAGAATAGAATTTGGATCGATGCTCGAGTTTATTATTTCTGCAATTCTACTAATAGCAGGTCCTTATCCTTTCTATTTGCATATAAAAAGAAAAAGAATAGATAAAATTGAAGATAGGCTTTCTGACTTTTTACGCGATTTAGCAGAATCGGGTAGGTTTGGTATGACTTTAGCAGATAGTATAAGAAAAGCTTCTAGAGGCGATTATGGAAAGTTAACTCCTGAAATCAAAAAAATGGCTGCCCATATAGATTGGGGCGTGCCTGCCGAAGAAGCTTTAGAGCTTTTTGCTAAACGCGTGAACACTCCTTTAGTTAATAGAGCAATGGCTATAGTAATGAAAGCAAGCAGAGCCGGAGGCGATATTTCAGATGTGCTCGGTGTAGCGGCTGCTAATATAAAAGATATTCAACTGCTGCAACAGGAGCGAAAAGTAGAAATGGGCAGCTATGTTGCAGTTATCTATACTGCATTTTTCGTATTCCTCGCTGTAGTAATAATTTTAAATGCTGTTTTTCTACCTGCAATGGCTCAACATAGTGTTGCAGCTGGAGCAGAGGGCGCTGTTGCAGCGAAACCTGAGCTGGATTTGGAAGAATTGAAGATGATATATTTAGGAGGAGCGATAACGCAAGGGATAGGTGACGGAATACTTATAGGTATAATCGATACAGGGAGAGTTGCAAGTGGCTTAAGGCATAGTTTTATAATGGTACTGCTCGGATTTATTGTAATGAGAATGTTCGTGCTAGTGTAA
- a CDS encoding peptidylprolyl isomerase, translating into MRKGDIVYLEYDMWLKENNRLVETTNEELAKAENIWHEKKRYGAIPVVVGAGEVVKGIDEVLANAELGKDYELELLPAQAYGEREARLVEIFSIHEFKRQKLEPKVGMEVSIKGKVGLVTAVTAGRVRVDFNHKYAGKTIKYRYKIIKKAETELEKAQALIEAYYGNAKDFDISISESKDATIKLPDVCKYDTHWLVTKYKIISALREFVGLTKISFIEEYIKKEAKQDVDKPSSVVAEQENAKR; encoded by the coding sequence ATGCGGAAAGGCGATATTGTCTATTTGGAATACGATATGTGGCTAAAAGAAAATAATAGATTAGTCGAGACTACCAACGAAGAGCTTGCAAAGGCTGAGAATATATGGCATGAAAAGAAGCGCTACGGAGCAATACCTGTTGTTGTTGGTGCCGGCGAGGTTGTTAAAGGAATTGACGAAGTACTAGCTAATGCAGAGTTAGGAAAAGATTACGAGCTAGAGCTGTTACCTGCACAAGCTTACGGTGAAAGAGAAGCAAGACTTGTAGAAATATTTTCAATTCACGAGTTTAAGCGCCAGAAGCTTGAGCCTAAAGTAGGGATGGAAGTCTCTATCAAAGGCAAAGTGGGGTTGGTTACAGCGGTAACTGCAGGAAGAGTTAGAGTTGATTTCAATCATAAATACGCAGGTAAGACAATAAAATACAGATATAAAATTATTAAGAAAGCGGAAACTGAGCTAGAAAAAGCGCAAGCTCTTATTGAAGCTTATTATGGTAATGCAAAAGATTTCGATATTTCTATATCTGAGAGCAAAGATGCAACTATTAAACTCCCGGATGTTTGTAAGTACGATACACACTGGCTTGTTACAAAATATAAAATTATATCTGCTCTGAGAGAGTTTGTGGGATTAACCAAAATAAGTTTTATTGAAGAATATATTAAAAAAGAAGCTAAGCAAGATGTGGATAAGCCTTCAAGCGTAGTTGCAGAGCAGGAAAATGCTAAACGCTAG